In one window of Nocardiopsis aegyptia DNA:
- the prfB gene encoding peptide chain release factor 2 yields MDPAEKIKELAATLASVSAVLDMEAMRTEIAELREQSADPELWSDQANAQKVTRQLSTLESMVTKIEGIDQRLDDIGVLYELAEAEGDSDTRDEADRELEQLRKDIGELEVRTLLNGPHDEREAIVTINSQAGGVDAADWAQMLQRMYLRWAERHGYPTDVYETSYAEEAGIKSTSFAVKAPFAYGTLRGEHGTHRLVRISPFDNQNRRQTSFAGVDVVPSVEQSDHIEIDETELRIDVYRSSGPGGQGVNTTDSAVRITHLPTGIVVSCQNERSQLQNKATAMTMLQSKLLARKREEEQAALDEIRGDSVSSWGTQMRNYVLHPYQSVKDVRTGAETGNTSGVLDGEIDAFIDAEIRWMRSRERGDTA; encoded by the coding sequence ATGGACCCAGCAGAGAAGATCAAGGAACTCGCGGCGACCCTGGCGAGCGTGTCCGCGGTGTTGGACATGGAGGCGATGCGGACGGAGATCGCCGAACTGCGGGAGCAGTCGGCCGACCCGGAGCTGTGGTCGGACCAGGCCAACGCGCAGAAGGTGACGCGGCAGCTGTCCACGCTGGAGTCCATGGTCACCAAGATCGAGGGGATCGACCAGCGCCTCGACGACATCGGCGTGCTCTACGAGCTGGCCGAGGCCGAAGGTGACAGCGACACCCGCGACGAGGCCGACCGCGAGCTCGAACAGCTCCGCAAGGACATCGGCGAGCTGGAGGTGCGCACGCTCCTCAACGGCCCGCACGACGAGCGCGAGGCGATCGTCACCATCAACTCCCAGGCGGGCGGGGTCGACGCCGCCGACTGGGCGCAGATGCTGCAGCGCATGTACCTGCGCTGGGCCGAGCGCCACGGCTACCCCACGGACGTCTACGAGACCTCCTACGCCGAGGAGGCGGGCATCAAGTCCACCTCCTTCGCGGTCAAGGCGCCCTTCGCCTACGGGACCCTGCGCGGGGAGCACGGTACCCACCGCCTGGTGCGCATCTCGCCGTTCGACAACCAGAACCGCCGCCAGACCTCGTTCGCGGGCGTGGACGTCGTTCCCTCCGTGGAGCAGAGCGACCACATCGAGATCGACGAGACCGAGCTGCGCATCGACGTCTACCGCTCCAGCGGTCCCGGCGGCCAGGGCGTGAACACCACCGACTCCGCGGTGCGCATCACCCACCTGCCCACCGGCATCGTGGTCTCCTGCCAGAACGAGCGCTCGCAGCTGCAGAACAAGGCGACCGCGATGACGATGCTCCAGTCCAAGCTGCTCGCCCGCAAGCGCGAGGAGGAGCAGGCCGCGCTGGACGAGATTCGCGGCGACTCGGTGAGCAGCTGGGGTACGCAGATGCGCAACTACGTGCTGCACCCGTACCAGAGCGTCAAGGACGTGCGGACGGGTGCCGAGACCGGCAACACCTCGGGTGTGCTGGACGGCGAGATCGACGCCTTCATCGACGCCGAGATCCGGTGGATGCGCAGCCGCGAGCGCGGCGACACGGCGTAG
- the ftsE gene encoding cell division ATP-binding protein FtsE, with the protein MIHFDNVTKVYPTQKRPALDGVSIDVDKGEFVFLVGPSGSGKSTFLRLVLKEEKPDKGRVHVAGKDLARLSNWKVPHLRRRIGCVFQDFRLLPNKNVFENVAFALEVIGKPRRFIRKVVPEVVELVGLEGKAGRMPGELSGGEQQRVAIARAFVNRPQILLADEPTGNIDPATSIGIMKVLDRINRTGTTVVMATHDAAIVDSMRKRVIELEEGLVVRDQTRGVYGQAY; encoded by the coding sequence GTGATCCACTTCGATAACGTCACGAAGGTCTACCCGACCCAGAAGCGCCCCGCGCTCGACGGCGTTTCCATTGACGTAGATAAGGGCGAGTTCGTCTTCCTCGTGGGCCCCTCCGGCTCCGGAAAGTCGACCTTCCTCCGCTTGGTGCTGAAGGAGGAGAAGCCCGACAAGGGGCGCGTGCACGTCGCGGGCAAGGACCTGGCGCGCCTGTCCAACTGGAAGGTGCCGCACCTGCGCCGCAGGATCGGCTGCGTCTTCCAGGACTTCCGCCTGCTCCCCAACAAGAACGTCTTCGAGAACGTGGCCTTCGCCCTGGAGGTCATCGGTAAGCCCCGGCGGTTCATCCGCAAGGTGGTTCCCGAGGTCGTCGAGCTGGTGGGCCTGGAGGGCAAGGCCGGACGCATGCCCGGTGAACTCTCCGGCGGTGAGCAACAGCGCGTGGCCATCGCCCGCGCGTTCGTCAACCGTCCGCAGATCCTGCTCGCGGACGAGCCCACCGGAAACATCGACCCCGCGACTTCCATCGGCATCATGAAGGTGCTGGACCGAATCAACCGCACGGGCACGACCGTCGTCATGGCGACCCACGATGCCGCCATCGTCGACTCGATGCGCAAGCGCGTGATCGAGTTGGAAGAGGGCCTCGTAGTGCGTGACCAGACACGCGGCGTCTACGGCCAGGCGTACTGA
- the ftsX gene encoding permease-like cell division protein FtsX, translating to MRAQFVLSETWIGLRRNLTMTIAVITTVAISLALFGAGLLVNQQVSEMRNYWDQRITLTIYMCTDISPTETCTENGEATEEDRAQLVETLEGMNEVKEFEYLTAAEAWQDFQERIGSSNEALAGAAQEGDIPDNYRVQLTDPNHYDTVRAAVDGAPGVDTVSDDQRVLEQFFSLLDGLKWAALVVALVQLAAAALLIGNTIRLSAYSRRRETGIMRLVGASNFYIQLPFLLEGAIAGFIGGLIASGFIVATRFTLLTRIEDWFQFDVALGTGSLLYVIGVSMILGVLLCTITSFLTLRRYLKV from the coding sequence ATGCGAGCACAATTCGTTCTCTCCGAGACGTGGATCGGCCTGCGCCGAAACCTGACGATGACCATCGCCGTCATCACGACGGTGGCCATCTCCCTCGCCCTGTTCGGCGCGGGCCTGCTGGTGAACCAGCAGGTGTCCGAGATGCGCAACTACTGGGACCAGCGGATCACGCTGACCATCTACATGTGCACCGACATCTCCCCGACAGAGACATGCACGGAGAACGGCGAGGCCACCGAGGAGGACCGCGCCCAGCTCGTGGAGACGCTGGAGGGCATGAACGAGGTCAAGGAGTTCGAGTACCTCACGGCCGCCGAGGCGTGGCAGGACTTCCAGGAGCGCATCGGTTCCTCCAACGAGGCCCTCGCCGGTGCCGCGCAGGAGGGTGACATCCCGGACAACTACCGGGTGCAGCTCACCGATCCCAACCACTACGACACCGTGCGCGCCGCGGTCGACGGCGCACCGGGTGTGGACACGGTCTCCGACGACCAGCGCGTGCTCGAACAGTTCTTCTCGCTCCTGGACGGCCTCAAGTGGGCCGCCCTGGTGGTCGCCCTCGTGCAGTTGGCCGCCGCCGCGCTGCTGATCGGCAACACCATCCGCCTGTCGGCCTACAGCCGACGGCGGGAGACCGGCATCATGCGGCTGGTGGGCGCGTCGAACTTCTACATCCAGCTCCCCTTCCTGCTGGAGGGCGCGATCGCCGGCTTTATCGGCGGTCTGATCGCCTCCGGGTTCATCGTGGCGACCAGGTTCACGCTGCTCACCAGGATCGAGGACTGGTTCCAGTTCGACGTGGCCCTGGGAACGGGATCTCTGCTCTACGTCATCGGTGTGTCGATGATCCTCGGTGTGCTGCTGTGCACCATCACCTCGTTCCTGACCCTGCGCCGCTACCTGAAGGTCTGA
- the smpB gene encoding SsrA-binding protein SmpB gives MARETGRKLIAQNRRARHEYHIDETYEAGIVLTGTEVKSLREGRASIVDGFAHVHDGEVWLEQVHIPEYTQGTWTNHAARRRRKLLLHRQEIARLIGKTREPGFTLVPLSLYFSDGRAKVEIALARGKREYDKRHAIAEREAKRDMERALRRRR, from the coding sequence GTGGCACGGGAAACCGGGCGTAAGCTCATCGCGCAGAATCGGCGTGCCCGGCACGAATACCACATCGACGAGACCTACGAGGCGGGGATCGTCCTCACCGGTACCGAGGTGAAGTCGCTCCGCGAGGGGCGCGCGTCGATCGTGGACGGCTTCGCGCACGTCCACGACGGCGAGGTGTGGCTGGAGCAGGTGCACATCCCCGAGTACACCCAGGGGACCTGGACCAACCACGCCGCGCGGCGAAGGCGTAAGCTACTCCTGCACCGCCAGGAGATCGCCCGGCTGATCGGCAAGACCAGAGAGCCCGGGTTCACGCTGGTCCCGCTGTCCCTCTACTTCAGTGACGGCCGTGCCAAGGTCGAGATCGCCTTGGCCCGCGGTAAGCGCGAGTACGACAAACGCCACGCCATCGCCGAGCGCGAGGCCAAACGCGACATGGAACGCGCGCTGCGCCGTCGACGATGA
- a CDS encoding penicillin-binding transpeptidase domain-containing protein, translating to MSPRPLRRVLAAGSGLLVAGTLAACTPHPSPEVAVRSFLLAWQGGDHAEAARYTTGDPTEVEEALGSVREQLDLASLRFGLGRIEREGESATAAFDVTADLGIGDPTWSYTGEMPLEWGPDGWRITWSSSVIHPELSDDERLAVSYEQPERGQILDREGRELVSADSVTAFGVVPADMDDKEAGVTELAELLDEDPEPLLNRVRSAPPEQFQPLVLMRDSSVNASLLGEVGRIQGVDTEEVRINMSPTLAPSLVGEVAATAEHRVSARVAGPYQAGDTVGLSGLQSIFQRELAGSATAQVVSLDESGAITDVLEDWEGERSGGVDTTLDADVQSAAEAALAPLPGRAYLAAVDTAGGEVLAAANASGSANDDSALNGSFVPGGAFTIVGALAALESGAVGPEDQVPCGYETTIEGRTFTNPGSGALSPEFGGPNLARNLAHSCTVGFAGLAPDVGAESVEQAALELGIGADWRLPVQASPGSVSVGEGDAGVAAAMVGEEGVRVSPLSMALAAAAVANGEWNAPTLVREEGPSPSPETALDEADLEVVRQGMRDAVTTRMPELLAQEQEVYGQAARVAVGDGTDLHWFVGYQDGVAFAIVAETDSATTLVTHHAVNAAQTFLTSLATGEVAGEQSAPTGDTTVSETPLDEADLTGGEGETDAAGW from the coding sequence GTGTCCCCCCGTCCCCTTCGCCGCGTCCTGGCCGCCGGGAGCGGCCTGCTCGTCGCGGGCACCCTGGCCGCGTGTACACCCCACCCCAGCCCCGAGGTGGCGGTACGCTCCTTCCTTCTCGCCTGGCAGGGCGGTGACCACGCGGAGGCCGCCCGGTACACCACCGGGGACCCGACGGAGGTCGAGGAGGCCCTGGGGAGCGTGCGCGAGCAGCTCGACCTCGCCTCGCTGCGCTTCGGCCTGGGCCGCATCGAGCGGGAGGGCGAGTCCGCGACCGCGGCGTTCGACGTCACCGCCGACCTCGGCATCGGCGACCCCACCTGGAGCTACACGGGCGAGATGCCGCTGGAGTGGGGCCCGGACGGCTGGCGGATCACCTGGTCCTCCAGCGTCATCCACCCCGAACTGAGCGACGACGAACGCCTCGCGGTGAGCTACGAGCAGCCCGAGCGCGGACAGATCCTCGACCGGGAGGGCCGGGAGCTGGTCTCCGCCGACAGCGTCACGGCCTTCGGTGTCGTCCCCGCCGACATGGACGACAAGGAGGCGGGCGTCACCGAGCTCGCCGAACTCCTCGACGAGGACCCCGAGCCGCTGCTGAACCGCGTGCGCTCCGCGCCGCCCGAGCAGTTCCAGCCGCTGGTCCTGATGCGCGACTCCAGTGTGAACGCGTCCCTGCTGGGCGAGGTCGGCCGGATCCAGGGCGTGGACACCGAAGAGGTGCGGATCAACATGTCGCCGACCCTCGCGCCGTCCCTGGTGGGCGAGGTCGCGGCCACCGCGGAGCACCGGGTCTCCGCCCGGGTGGCGGGCCCCTACCAGGCGGGCGACACCGTCGGTCTGAGCGGGCTGCAGAGTATCTTCCAGCGCGAGCTGGCCGGCTCGGCCACCGCCCAGGTGGTCTCCCTGGACGAGTCCGGCGCGATCACCGACGTCCTGGAGGACTGGGAGGGCGAGCGCAGCGGTGGCGTGGACACCACGCTCGACGCCGACGTGCAGAGCGCCGCCGAGGCGGCGCTGGCGCCCCTGCCGGGCCGCGCCTACCTGGCGGCCGTGGACACGGCCGGCGGCGAGGTGCTGGCCGCGGCCAACGCGTCCGGCAGCGCGAACGACGACTCGGCGCTCAACGGCTCGTTCGTCCCGGGCGGCGCCTTCACCATCGTGGGCGCGCTGGCGGCCCTGGAGTCGGGCGCGGTCGGCCCGGAGGACCAGGTGCCCTGCGGCTACGAGACCACCATCGAAGGCAGGACCTTCACCAACCCCGGTTCCGGCGCGCTGAGCCCCGAGTTCGGCGGGCCGAACCTGGCCCGCAACCTGGCCCACAGCTGCACTGTCGGGTTCGCGGGGCTGGCCCCGGACGTCGGCGCCGAGAGCGTCGAGCAGGCCGCTCTGGAACTCGGCATCGGCGCCGACTGGCGGCTGCCCGTGCAGGCGTCCCCGGGTTCGGTCTCGGTGGGCGAGGGAGACGCCGGCGTCGCCGCGGCGATGGTCGGCGAGGAGGGCGTGCGGGTGAGCCCGCTGTCGATGGCGCTGGCCGCCGCGGCCGTCGCGAACGGCGAGTGGAACGCGCCCACGCTGGTTCGCGAGGAGGGCCCGTCCCCGTCGCCCGAGACGGCGCTGGACGAGGCCGACCTGGAGGTCGTGCGGCAGGGGATGCGCGACGCCGTGACCACCCGGATGCCGGAGCTGCTCGCCCAGGAGCAGGAGGTGTACGGGCAGGCCGCGAGGGTCGCGGTCGGTGACGGGACCGACCTGCACTGGTTCGTGGGCTACCAGGACGGCGTGGCCTTCGCCATCGTGGCGGAGACGGACTCGGCGACCACGCTGGTGACGCACCACGCGGTCAACGCCGCCCAGACGTTCCTGACCTCGCTGGCCACCGGCGAGGTCGCCGGGGAGCAGTCGGCTCCCACCGGGGACACGACGGTCTCCGAGACCCCGCTCGACGAGGCCGACCTGACCGGCGGCGAGGGCGAGACCGACGCGGCCGGCTGGTAA
- a CDS encoding type II toxin-antitoxin system PemK/MazF family toxin, with protein MIRGAVYPIDLGDAKRGHEQRGRRLGLVVSTQRDTWSVVTIVPASTSAQSARFRPEVTIAGRATRLLVDQTRSIDTDYVLGDAVDYIGGTDMAQVDYALGRYLGLRVEIDY; from the coding sequence GTGATTCGGGGCGCGGTCTACCCGATTGATCTGGGAGATGCCAAGCGCGGACACGAACAGCGGGGGCGTCGCCTCGGGCTGGTCGTCAGCACGCAACGGGACACGTGGTCGGTCGTGACGATCGTGCCCGCGTCGACCAGTGCGCAGTCGGCGCGATTCCGGCCCGAGGTGACGATCGCCGGGCGGGCGACGCGGCTCCTGGTGGACCAGACCCGCAGTATCGACACGGACTATGTCCTCGGAGACGCGGTCGACTACATCGGTGGCACCGACATGGCCCAGGTGGACTATGCCCTGGGGCGCTATCTGGGGTTGCGCGTCGAGATCGACTACTGA
- a CDS encoding LamG-like jellyroll fold domain-containing protein — protein sequence MTPSRSPRPPRPLRRTVAAAVGLTLATALVHADPAAAAELPAPALHYDFASDDLSTGTITDVSGNERHGTLAHGATAALVEGADGGNALGLPGGAADTGAHVALPADVLDGATDLTASIRVRWSGASAPWQWMYALGTDSTRYLFSTPANGDGRLRTAVTDDGGGTEDQVTGSAALPAGEWRTVTVTLDTEAERVTTYLDGAAVGTARSTLAADDLADGTADLAGYIGRSFYSDPLLEGAVDDFRVYHSALTPEQVAELTVGDVPAPTGLVRDTFDVLTTIGTPPDLPATVPATFSDDYDRPLSAEWEEVDPADYEDTGSFTVAGTVGDRPVTAEVTVIREGQLSIDLSTDTGAFHGGASGSLYGLYGPGLPTDNIIEGMGVRTVATKGQDGSQHPGSDALEVVGPLAGASGGDVYVRTTDYYRGFPYQWPGETPEEKLSGYMDVLATQLDQIQQLAPEVREHIVIEPFNEPEGNMFGTGEWSYDGTSWLDDPTAYFAAWDRAHGMIREALPDVRISGPNTSVLYAQNRDFLAHTVGAGTVPDIISWHELSHPAQIRTSVDRYRQWEREVFAGTEHEGTELPINVNEYAFNYHTSVPGQMVQWMSAIEESKIDAMIAFWNINGNLSDSSVEANRANGQWWLYNSYSRMSGHTVEVAPPFPGENYTLQGLAAVDEEQARARALFGGADGPAWVEFDNVPEDVFGSSVHAWVREIAWSGQLGDSGPPRLVSEEVLEVRDGSVVLDFGGSLPELKESSAYEVVLTPAGQGTPTGVPPTLWQGSFEAEDAEYTGGGYSLNGPEGSPSDVSKFYTSGGYDVGGLRTGSDGALDFTVDVPEAGTYDLRVFANSLYTDERVAELGPTNVFLRVNGGAEQEVFLPLAYKWVVWDHADTRVELEEGENVITLAARSLDGSGATRGDAIIDRVTLELPEPSADTVRYEAELAEPDGATAVYRDRSIERSGASGSGGVDLGREESVTFWVYSAEDAESTIDVHTVSKGRAELAVNGRHVADTGRDTTSVAVSLSGGVNKVTLTGTVRSTIIDGIDVTPSDEHLATTVHQAEEAALGRDAEVVELPRATTGSAVTGIGGAPGNGNTLTFEVEAARAGTYAVRVRYANPETSPTTHYNPNPVARHADIAINGADPRTVLFPPTFHENNFWTLTVPVELERGANTIVFSAEEQPNFDGESLISEDWPDLVLRSPYAPVIDNITVAEFTSGPLRR from the coding sequence ATGACGCCATCCCGCTCACCCAGACCCCCACGACCGCTCCGCCGCACGGTCGCGGCGGCCGTCGGCCTCACCCTGGCCACCGCACTGGTGCACGCCGACCCCGCCGCCGCGGCCGAACTCCCCGCCCCGGCCCTGCACTACGACTTCGCCTCCGACGACCTCTCCACCGGCACGATCACCGACGTGTCCGGCAACGAGCGGCACGGCACCCTCGCCCACGGCGCGACCGCCGCCCTGGTCGAGGGCGCCGACGGCGGCAACGCGCTCGGCCTCCCGGGCGGGGCCGCCGACACCGGCGCGCACGTCGCGCTGCCCGCCGACGTCCTCGACGGCGCCACCGACCTCACGGCCTCCATCCGGGTCAGGTGGAGCGGGGCGAGCGCCCCCTGGCAGTGGATGTACGCCCTCGGTACCGACTCCACGCGCTACCTCTTCAGCACCCCCGCCAACGGCGACGGCCGGTTGCGCACCGCGGTCACCGACGACGGGGGCGGCACCGAGGACCAGGTCACCGGCTCGGCAGCACTGCCGGCGGGCGAGTGGCGAACGGTCACGGTCACCCTGGACACCGAGGCGGAGCGGGTCACCACCTACCTCGACGGCGCCGCCGTCGGTACCGCGCGCAGCACGCTCGCCGCGGACGACCTGGCCGACGGCACCGCCGACCTCGCCGGGTACATCGGCCGGTCGTTCTACAGCGACCCGCTCCTGGAGGGCGCCGTGGACGACTTCCGCGTCTACCACTCCGCGCTCACGCCGGAGCAGGTCGCCGAACTGACCGTCGGCGACGTCCCCGCGCCGACAGGCCTGGTGCGGGACACCTTCGACGTCCTCACCACCATCGGGACGCCTCCGGACCTGCCCGCGACGGTCCCGGCCACCTTCTCCGACGACTACGACCGGCCGCTGTCGGCCGAGTGGGAGGAGGTCGACCCCGCCGACTACGAGGACACGGGCTCCTTCACCGTCGCCGGGACGGTCGGGGACCGGCCGGTGACCGCCGAGGTCACCGTGATCCGCGAGGGGCAGCTCTCCATCGACCTGTCCACCGACACCGGCGCCTTCCACGGCGGCGCCTCCGGTTCCCTCTACGGCCTGTACGGCCCCGGGCTGCCCACCGACAACATCATCGAGGGGATGGGCGTGCGCACCGTGGCCACCAAGGGCCAGGACGGTTCGCAGCACCCCGGCTCCGACGCCCTGGAGGTCGTGGGCCCCCTGGCCGGCGCCTCGGGCGGCGACGTCTACGTCCGCACCACGGACTACTACCGCGGCTTCCCCTACCAGTGGCCGGGCGAGACCCCCGAGGAGAAGCTCTCCGGCTACATGGACGTGCTGGCCACCCAGCTCGACCAGATCCAGCAGCTGGCCCCCGAGGTGCGCGAGCACATCGTCATCGAGCCGTTCAACGAGCCCGAGGGCAACATGTTCGGCACCGGCGAGTGGAGCTACGACGGCACCAGCTGGCTCGACGACCCCACCGCCTACTTCGCGGCCTGGGACCGGGCGCACGGCATGATCAGGGAGGCGCTCCCCGACGTCCGGATCTCCGGCCCCAACACGAGCGTGCTCTACGCGCAGAACCGCGACTTCCTGGCGCACACCGTCGGGGCCGGAACGGTCCCCGACATCATCTCGTGGCACGAGCTCAGCCACCCGGCGCAGATCCGCACCTCCGTCGACCGGTACCGGCAGTGGGAGCGGGAGGTCTTCGCGGGCACGGAGCACGAGGGCACCGAGCTGCCGATCAACGTCAACGAGTACGCCTTCAACTACCACACGTCCGTACCCGGCCAGATGGTCCAGTGGATGTCGGCGATCGAGGAGTCGAAGATCGACGCGATGATCGCCTTCTGGAACATCAACGGCAACCTCTCCGACTCCTCCGTCGAGGCCAACCGGGCCAACGGCCAGTGGTGGCTGTACAACTCCTACAGCCGGATGAGCGGGCACACGGTCGAGGTCGCGCCGCCCTTCCCCGGGGAGAACTACACGCTCCAGGGCCTGGCCGCGGTCGACGAGGAACAGGCCAGGGCCAGGGCGCTGTTCGGCGGCGCCGACGGCCCGGCGTGGGTGGAGTTCGACAACGTCCCCGAGGACGTGTTCGGCTCCAGCGTCCACGCGTGGGTGCGGGAGATCGCCTGGAGCGGCCAGCTCGGCGACTCCGGCCCGCCGCGGCTCGTCAGCGAGGAGGTGCTGGAGGTCCGGGACGGATCGGTCGTCCTCGACTTCGGCGGCTCCCTGCCCGAGCTCAAGGAGTCCTCGGCCTACGAGGTCGTCCTCACCCCGGCGGGCCAGGGCACGCCCACGGGGGTCCCGCCGACGCTGTGGCAGGGCTCCTTCGAGGCCGAGGACGCAGAGTACACGGGCGGCGGCTACAGCCTCAACGGCCCGGAGGGCTCGCCCTCGGACGTCTCGAAGTTCTACACCTCCGGCGGATACGACGTGGGCGGCCTGCGGACCGGGTCGGACGGCGCGCTCGACTTCACCGTGGACGTGCCCGAGGCCGGGACCTACGACCTGCGGGTCTTCGCCAACTCCCTCTACACCGACGAGCGCGTCGCCGAGCTCGGTCCGACCAACGTCTTCCTCCGGGTCAACGGCGGCGCCGAGCAGGAGGTGTTCCTGCCGCTGGCCTACAAGTGGGTCGTGTGGGACCACGCCGACACCAGGGTCGAGCTGGAGGAGGGGGAGAACGTCATCACCCTCGCGGCACGGAGCCTCGACGGCTCCGGCGCCACCCGGGGTGACGCGATCATCGACCGCGTCACGCTGGAGCTGCCCGAGCCGTCCGCGGACACCGTCCGCTACGAGGCCGAACTCGCCGAACCGGACGGGGCGACGGCCGTCTACAGGGACCGGAGCATCGAGCGCTCCGGGGCGTCCGGCTCCGGAGGTGTCGACCTCGGCCGGGAGGAGAGCGTGACGTTCTGGGTCTACTCCGCCGAGGACGCCGAGTCCACGATCGACGTGCACACCGTGTCCAAGGGCAGGGCCGAGCTCGCCGTCAACGGCCGGCACGTCGCCGACACCGGCCGCGACACCACGTCGGTGGCGGTCTCCCTCTCCGGTGGCGTCAACAAGGTGACCCTCACCGGCACGGTGCGGTCCACGATCATCGACGGCATCGACGTGACCCCGAGCGACGAGCACCTGGCGACGACCGTCCACCAGGCCGAGGAAGCCGCGCTCGGCCGGGACGCCGAGGTCGTGGAGCTGCCGCGGGCCACCACCGGATCGGCCGTCACCGGTATCGGCGGCGCGCCCGGCAACGGCAACACCCTCACCTTCGAGGTCGAGGCGGCGCGGGCCGGGACCTACGCCGTGCGCGTCCGCTACGCCAACCCGGAGACGTCGCCGACCACGCACTACAACCCCAACCCGGTCGCGCGGCACGCCGACATCGCGATCAACGGAGCCGACCCGCGCACGGTCCTGTTCCCGCCGACCTTCCACGAGAACAACTTCTGGACCCTCACCGTGCCGGTGGAACTGGAGAGGGGCGCGAACACCATCGTGTTCTCCGCCGAGGAGCAGCCGAACTTCGACGGCGAGTCCCTCATCTCCGAGGACTGGCCCGACCTGGTGCTGCGCTCCCCGTACGCGCCGGTGATCGACAACATCACCGTCGCCGAGTTCACCAGCGGACCACTGCGCCGCTGA
- a CDS encoding LacI family DNA-binding transcriptional regulator has translation MVTIGDVAREAGVSRSTASYAFSGKRAISAQVRQRVFDAAGRLGYTANAGARALATSQTKVIGLLARFLEDEFAPAMLQYMLGVSDNARELGYDILLVTEADGARALRRITDSRMVDGVVLLNVAHDDVRLPVLRAAPQPGALVGLPGDCTGLDVFDLDFVATGRLMVDHMHRLGHRELLLVSQPEHVATRGGAYVWRLRDAALERAHDLGIRLHAVFGESSQPAIGGTLHGLLDAHPSATGLLLNNEAAAAALPSVLNARGLDVPGDLSVVGRYSDEFARSFSLPYSFVESAPDRLGDLAVRQLVRRIGSTQAREEPYVVRLLTPRFADRGSTAAPCP, from the coding sequence TTGGTCACCATCGGTGACGTGGCAAGGGAGGCCGGAGTCTCCCGCAGTACCGCGTCGTACGCGTTCTCCGGAAAACGCGCGATCTCCGCGCAGGTCCGGCAGCGCGTCTTCGACGCCGCCGGCCGCCTGGGCTACACGGCCAACGCCGGCGCCCGGGCCCTGGCCACGTCACAGACGAAGGTGATCGGCCTGCTGGCGCGGTTCCTGGAGGACGAGTTCGCTCCGGCCATGCTGCAGTACATGCTCGGGGTCTCGGACAACGCCCGGGAACTGGGCTACGACATCCTGCTGGTCACCGAGGCCGACGGGGCCCGCGCCCTGCGGCGGATCACCGACTCGCGGATGGTGGACGGCGTCGTGCTGCTCAACGTGGCGCACGACGACGTCCGGCTCCCGGTGCTGCGGGCCGCCCCGCAGCCCGGCGCCCTCGTCGGACTCCCCGGCGACTGCACCGGCCTGGACGTGTTCGACCTGGACTTCGTGGCCACCGGCCGGCTGATGGTCGACCACATGCACCGCCTGGGCCACCGCGAACTGCTCCTCGTGTCCCAGCCCGAGCACGTCGCGACCCGGGGCGGGGCGTACGTGTGGCGGCTCCGGGACGCCGCGCTCGAACGGGCGCACGACCTCGGGATCCGGCTGCACGCCGTCTTCGGCGAATCCAGCCAGCCGGCCATCGGCGGCACGCTGCACGGTCTGCTGGACGCCCACCCCTCGGCCACCGGCCTGCTGCTCAACAACGAGGCGGCCGCGGCCGCCCTCCCGTCCGTCCTGAACGCGCGCGGTCTCGACGTGCCCGGCGACCTCTCGGTCGTCGGCCGCTACTCCGACGAGTTCGCGCGCTCCTTCTCCCTGCCCTACTCGTTCGTCGAGAGCGCGCCGGACCGGCTCGGCGACCTGGCCGTCCGCCAGCTCGTGCGCCGGATCGGATCGACGCAGGCCCGTGAGGAGCCCTACGTCGTGCGGCTGCTCACCCCGCGGTTCGCCGACCGGGGCAGCACCGCCGCGCCGTGTCCCTAG